The Nitrosomonas communis genome has a segment encoding these proteins:
- a CDS encoding HypC/HybG/HupF family hydrogenase formation chaperone, which produces MCLAIPACVEEIVAEDCAIVNLSGVRREVSLALVEDVKPGDYVIVHVGFALQKIDPSEAEHTLALFAEMQAQNDPFSAE; this is translated from the coding sequence ATGTGCCTCGCTATTCCTGCTTGCGTAGAAGAAATTGTCGCGGAAGATTGCGCAATCGTCAATTTAAGTGGAGTACGCCGAGAAGTTTCGCTGGCGCTGGTGGAAGATGTCAAACCTGGCGATTATGTTATCGTGCATGTCGGTTTCGCATTACAAAAAATAGATCCGAGTGAAGCAGAACATACTTTAGCACTGTTTGCTGAAATGCAAGCACAAAATGATCCATTTTCTGCTGAGTAA
- the hypD gene encoding hydrogenase formation protein HypD produces the protein MKYIDEFRDGGLAKKIAARIVREVDPRRHYHLMEFCGGHTHAISRYGIPDLLPSNVHMIHGPGCPVCVLPIGRIENAIQLAQQAEVILCSYGDMLRVPTHRGMSLLKIKAQGADIRMIYSSTDAIKIAQQNPQRQVVFLAIGFETTTPPSAIVIKQAQALGLTNFSVFCNHVLTPSAISHILQSPEVRQFGWVPLDGFIGPAHVSAVIGSRPYEYFAEEFQKPVVIAGFEPLDVMQAILMLIRQINEGRAQVENEFTRAVTYQGNLKAQHLVAEVFELRRAFEWRGLGWVPYSALRIKAAFSDFDAEKRFQIPALSIADNKACECGAILRGIKHPKDCKIFGTVCTPDNPIGSCMVSSEGACAAYYSYGRFRQTA, from the coding sequence ATGAAATACATAGATGAATTCCGTGACGGGGGATTAGCAAAAAAAATTGCTGCTCGAATTGTGCGTGAAGTGGATCCTCGGCGGCACTACCATCTGATGGAATTTTGCGGCGGTCATACGCATGCCATTTCACGCTATGGCATACCCGATCTGCTGCCGAGCAACGTGCATATGATCCATGGGCCTGGCTGTCCGGTTTGCGTTTTGCCCATTGGACGGATTGAAAATGCCATTCAATTAGCGCAGCAAGCGGAGGTGATTTTATGCAGTTATGGCGATATGCTGCGTGTCCCGACTCATCGGGGTATGAGTTTGCTGAAAATCAAGGCACAAGGGGCCGATATACGGATGATCTATTCCAGTACGGATGCGATCAAGATTGCTCAGCAAAATCCACAGCGGCAGGTCGTCTTTCTTGCTATCGGTTTTGAGACCACTACGCCACCCAGCGCGATCGTGATCAAGCAAGCACAAGCATTGGGTTTGACCAATTTCAGCGTATTTTGCAATCACGTGCTGACGCCTTCCGCTATTTCTCACATCCTGCAGTCTCCGGAAGTGCGCCAGTTCGGCTGGGTGCCGCTGGATGGTTTTATCGGACCGGCTCATGTCTCGGCTGTCATAGGCAGCCGGCCTTATGAGTATTTCGCAGAAGAGTTTCAGAAACCTGTGGTGATTGCGGGCTTTGAACCGCTCGATGTCATGCAGGCGATTCTCATGCTGATCCGGCAGATCAACGAAGGGCGGGCGCAGGTGGAAAATGAGTTTACCCGTGCAGTAACGTATCAAGGCAATCTCAAGGCGCAGCATCTGGTCGCAGAAGTATTTGAGCTGCGGCGAGCGTTTGAATGGCGCGGTCTCGGTTGGGTGCCTTACAGCGCACTGCGCATCAAGGCAGCTTTTAGTGATTTTGATGCAGAAAAGCGCTTTCAAATACCCGCGCTCTCCATCGCTGATAATAAAGCATGCGAATGTGGCGCTATTCTGCGCGGCATCAAGCATCCCAAGGATTGCAAAATTTTTGGTACTGTCTGTACGCCTGACAATCCGATTGGTTCCTGCATGGTCTCATCGGAAGGGGCCTGTGCGGCATATTACAGTTATGGCCGTTTTCGACAGACGGCATGA
- the hypE gene encoding hydrogenase expression/formation protein HypE, translating to MISTGNQVKVSKTAYIRPLDFKKGRVEMAHGGGGRMMMQLIDSLFLTAFDNDMLRQMNDQACFAVPAGRMVMSTDSHVVSPLFFPGGDIGSLSVHGTLNDVAMSGARPLYLSASFILEEGFPLADLKRIVESMAKAAQQAGVSIITGDTKVVEQGKGDGIFITTTGVGVVPEGLQISAERAQPGDKILVSGTLGDHGIAILSLRENLTFHTTIQSDTASLHELVTCMIEAVPTIHVLRDPTRGGLATTLNEIARQAGVGMMVYENKLPIREQVRAACEFLGFDPLYIANEGKLVAICPAAAAETLLQTMQAHPLGSEAAVIGEVIEDSHHFVQMETSFGGQRVVDWLSGEQLPRIC from the coding sequence ATGATATCAACTGGAAACCAGGTTAAAGTGAGCAAAACGGCTTATATTCGCCCGCTTGATTTCAAAAAAGGTCGGGTGGAAATGGCGCACGGCGGGGGCGGGCGCATGATGATGCAGCTGATCGATAGCTTGTTCCTCACTGCTTTTGATAACGACATGCTGCGCCAGATGAATGACCAGGCCTGTTTTGCAGTACCAGCAGGGCGCATGGTGATGTCGACCGATAGCCATGTGGTTTCACCCCTGTTTTTTCCGGGTGGCGATATCGGCAGCTTGTCGGTACATGGCACACTCAATGATGTAGCGATGTCTGGCGCCAGGCCGCTCTATTTATCTGCCAGCTTTATTCTGGAAGAAGGCTTCCCACTGGCAGATCTCAAGCGCATTGTTGAATCGATGGCAAAAGCGGCGCAACAGGCGGGGGTCTCCATTATTACCGGCGATACCAAAGTAGTGGAACAAGGCAAAGGGGACGGAATATTTATCACTACCACGGGTGTCGGGGTCGTGCCTGAAGGTCTTCAAATTTCAGCCGAGCGCGCGCAGCCCGGCGACAAGATTCTGGTGTCTGGCACGCTCGGTGATCATGGTATCGCTATTCTGTCACTGCGTGAAAATCTTACTTTTCATACTACTATCCAGTCTGATACTGCTTCCTTGCATGAGCTGGTAACCTGTATGATCGAAGCTGTTCCCACGATTCATGTGCTGCGCGACCCAACACGTGGTGGACTCGCGACTACACTGAATGAGATTGCACGCCAAGCTGGCGTGGGCATGATGGTGTATGAAAATAAACTCCCCATTCGTGAACAAGTCAGAGCTGCCTGCGAATTTTTGGGATTTGATCCGCTTTATATTGCCAACGAAGGTAAATTAGTCGCCATTTGCCCTGCAGCAGCAGCAGAGACATTATTACAAACCATGCAAGCGCATCCTCTGGGTAGTGAGGCAGCAGTTATTGGTGAAGTGATCGAAGATTCCCATCATTTCGTGCAGATGGAAACAAGTTTTGGCGGCCAGCGGGTGGTTGACTGGTTAAGTGGAGAACAGTTGCCACGTATTTGTTAA
- a CDS encoding cold-shock protein — MATGTVKWFNDAKGFGFITPDNGGEDLFAHFSAINANGFKSLREAQRVTFDVTTGPKGKQASNIVPQ; from the coding sequence ATGGCAACAGGTACTGTAAAATGGTTTAACGACGCTAAAGGGTTTGGTTTTATTACTCCAGACAACGGTGGAGAAGATTTATTTGCACACTTTTCTGCAATCAATGCTAATGGCTTCAAGTCATTACGCGAGGCACAGCGTGTGACCTTCGACGTCACGACCGGCCCCAAAGGTAAGCAGGCATCAAATATTGTGCCTCAATAA
- a CDS encoding phospholipase D family protein, whose protein sequence is MAKFLNTSATNYFLEELIKNARDRLILISPFLRLNDRIKELLEDKNRLKIDVRIVYGKSELQPGEISWLTALSYLRTSFCKNLHAKCYLNEELCIITSLNLYEFSQVNNNEMGVLIRRSEDPDLYKEAYEEAQRIIRISDEIRISVETVEKEVEIIAENEEPSCDKLTSSKLAQKLGVKTNEFIEQLVKSGYLEARDGKNYITTKGKDAGGEFRMSPKHGPYFLWPEAFRP, encoded by the coding sequence ATGGCAAAATTCTTAAACACAAGCGCCACGAATTACTTCCTCGAAGAACTCATTAAGAATGCCAGGGATCGCCTGATTCTTATTAGCCCTTTTCTCCGGCTAAATGATCGGATCAAAGAGCTCCTTGAAGACAAAAACCGTTTGAAGATTGATGTTCGTATCGTCTACGGCAAGAGCGAGCTTCAACCCGGTGAAATCAGTTGGCTTACTGCACTTTCCTATCTCCGCACAAGTTTTTGCAAGAATCTCCACGCCAAGTGCTACCTCAATGAGGAACTGTGCATTATTACCAGTCTAAACCTCTACGAGTTCAGCCAAGTAAACAACAACGAAATGGGTGTGCTCATCCGGCGTAGTGAAGATCCTGATCTATACAAAGAAGCTTACGAAGAAGCTCAGCGCATCATTCGCATCAGCGACGAAATCCGTATCTCTGTCGAAACGGTCGAAAAGGAAGTGGAAATCATCGCAGAGAATGAAGAGCCGTCCTGCGACAAATTAACTTCGTCCAAGCTGGCACAGAAGCTCGGGGTTAAAACCAATGAATTTATAGAGCAACTAGTCAAATCAGGTTATCTCGAAGCCCGAGATGGGAAGAACTACATCACCACGAAAGGAAAAGATGCAGGTGGTGAATTTCGGATGAGTCCAAAACATGGACCATACTTCCTCTGGCCCGAGGCCTTCCGTCCATGA
- a CDS encoding calcium-binding protein, which translates to MKEIERDEERECRIEDEVIVDAYGPEEQALGWYYYLEGKITFPFSACCIEARPISPLKKGEKVSVIKMAPEDDCMHEMFVIVEWQSRSFGVPLAQLEPVDIDGRTEEAIADWHYWVKRGYQLG; encoded by the coding sequence ATGAAAGAAATTGAACGAGATGAAGAGCGTGAATGCCGAATAGAGGATGAAGTCATCGTGGATGCCTATGGACCAGAAGAGCAGGCGCTAGGATGGTATTACTACTTGGAAGGTAAAATTACCTTCCCATTTTCAGCCTGTTGTATCGAAGCAAGGCCTATTTCTCCCCTCAAAAAAGGTGAAAAGGTGTCGGTAATTAAAATGGCTCCTGAAGATGATTGTATGCATGAAATGTTCGTTATCGTGGAATGGCAAAGCCGAAGTTTTGGTGTTCCACTCGCACAGTTAGAGCCAGTTGATATTGATGGGCGGACTGAGGAAGCCATTGCCGATTGGCATTATTGGGTAAAACGCGGTTATCAACTCGGTTGA
- a CDS encoding cold-shock protein: protein MATGIVKWFNDSKGFGFITPDNGGEDLFAHFSAINSKGFKTLREAQRVTFEVTMGPKGKQATNIVPQ, encoded by the coding sequence ATGGCAACTGGTATTGTAAAATGGTTCAATGATTCTAAAGGTTTTGGTTTTATCACCCCCGATAATGGTGGAGAAGATTTATTTGCCCACTTCTCTGCAATCAATAGCAAGGGTTTTAAAACATTACGCGAAGCTCAACGCGTGACTTTCGAAGTAACGATGGGTCCTAAAGGTAAGCAAGCTACCAATATTGTGCCTCAATAA
- a CDS encoding hydrogenase maturation protein, translated as MNILFLTHSFNSLAQRLFIELTRCGHDVSLEFDISDSITEQAVELYRPDLVIAPFLKRAIPETVWRSVPCFVVHPGIVGDRGPSALDWALMHGYREWGVTVLQANSEMDAGDIWAYETFLMRFASKSSLYRHEVTEAAVNAVLTAVDRFLSGTYQPIPLAKACQQLGNNHGRQHMLIRQMDRAIEWQQDDTHTVLKKIFAADGFPGVLDSLYGAHFYLFDAWAEAALHADKPGAVIAQRQGAICRATVDGAVWIGHLKRKSDAEPTLKLPATMALSEYMADVPVIPPESLSTSDERSDATYRDIWFEQSNQVGYLHFVFYNGAMSSSQCERLREAYVMASQSEVRVIVLMGGPDFWSNGIHLNLIEHAASPADESWRNINAMNDLVRAIITNTRQLTLAALQGNAGAGGVFLSLAADRIYARKSVILNPHYKSMGNLYGSEYWTYLLPKRVGKKKASELTDNRLPIDAADAQQIGLIDGCFELNHADFREKIEQIAQQLAAGADYAHLLTSKQQRRERDEREKPLDSYRAEELQQMQLNFYGFDPSYHVARYHFVFRIPHAWTPLYLARHRQRCKRELGE; from the coding sequence GTGAACATTCTCTTTCTCACCCACAGTTTCAACAGCCTCGCGCAGCGCTTATTTATTGAGTTGACGCGCTGCGGGCATGATGTCTCGCTTGAGTTCGACATCAGCGATTCCATTACAGAGCAAGCGGTCGAGCTTTACCGCCCTGATCTCGTGATTGCACCCTTTCTCAAGCGGGCGATTCCTGAAACAGTATGGCGCAGCGTGCCTTGTTTTGTGGTGCATCCGGGTATTGTCGGTGATCGCGGCCCGTCTGCGCTGGACTGGGCGCTCATGCACGGCTACCGCGAGTGGGGAGTGACGGTATTGCAGGCGAATAGCGAAATGGATGCAGGCGATATCTGGGCGTATGAAACCTTTTTGATGCGCTTTGCCAGCAAGAGCAGTCTGTACCGGCATGAAGTAACCGAGGCGGCTGTTAACGCTGTGCTAACTGCAGTGGATCGTTTTCTGTCAGGTACGTATCAGCCCATACCGCTCGCTAAGGCATGTCAGCAGCTTGGCAATAACCATGGCAGGCAACATATGCTGATACGTCAGATGGATCGTGCCATTGAATGGCAGCAGGATGACACGCATACTGTCCTGAAAAAAATATTTGCGGCAGATGGTTTCCCGGGCGTACTCGATTCGCTGTATGGTGCTCATTTTTATTTATTTGATGCCTGGGCAGAAGCGGCGCTCCATGCAGATAAGCCAGGTGCCGTGATAGCACAACGGCAGGGTGCCATTTGTCGTGCGACAGTCGATGGCGCGGTGTGGATTGGTCATCTGAAGCGAAAAAGTGATGCCGAACCCACCCTCAAATTACCCGCTACAATGGCATTGAGCGAGTATATGGCCGATGTGCCCGTAATACCGCCTGAATCGTTGTCCACCAGTGATGAGAGGAGCGATGCCACTTATCGTGATATCTGGTTCGAACAAAGTAATCAGGTGGGCTATCTTCATTTTGTATTTTATAACGGGGCGATGAGCAGCAGCCAATGCGAGCGGCTACGTGAAGCATATGTGATGGCTAGTCAAAGCGAGGTGCGCGTAATCGTGCTGATGGGTGGGCCGGATTTCTGGTCAAATGGGATTCATCTTAATCTGATCGAGCATGCGGCGAGCCCCGCCGATGAATCCTGGCGCAATATCAATGCAATGAATGATCTCGTGCGCGCCATCATTACCAACACCCGCCAGCTTACCCTTGCAGCGTTACAAGGTAACGCGGGGGCAGGGGGGGTATTTTTATCGCTTGCAGCCGACAGGATTTATGCACGTAAAAGCGTGATCCTGAATCCGCACTACAAGAGTATGGGTAACTTGTATGGTTCAGAATATTGGACGTATCTGTTGCCTAAACGGGTCGGTAAAAAGAAGGCGAGCGAGCTGACTGATAATCGTTTGCCAATCGATGCCGCGGATGCACAGCAAATTGGCCTAATCGATGGCTGTTTTGAGCTAAATCATGCTGATTTCCGTGAAAAAATTGAACAGATTGCGCAACAGTTAGCAGCAGGCGCTGATTATGCCCATCTCCTTACCAGCAAACAGCAGCGACGAGAACGGGACGAACGGGAAAAACCACTGGACAGCTACCGGGCGGAAGAATTGCAGCAAATGCAACTTAATTTCTACGGTTTTGATCCGAGCTATCATGTTGCGCGCTATCATTTTGTGTTTCGCATCCCACACGCCTGGACCCCACTTTATCTTGCGCGACATCGGCAGAGATGTAAAAGGGAACTAGGCGAGTGA
- a CDS encoding DNA-deoxyinosine glycosylase, whose protein sequence is MTRIYSFAPIADEHAKVLILGSMPGIASLAAGQYYAHKQNVFWRIMAELLSFDPAISYADKVQELKSARIALWDVLHSCKRDGSLDAKIEIETQIANDFENFFHGHRNITYLFFNGTKAEISFKQLVMPRMKSNALCYSRLPSTSPANASISFEGKLKAWQAILKPIGMEPNHCG, encoded by the coding sequence ATGACAAGGATTTATAGCTTTGCACCGATCGCGGATGAGCACGCTAAAGTCCTCATACTCGGCAGTATGCCGGGAATTGCGTCGTTAGCTGCGGGGCAATATTATGCGCATAAACAGAATGTTTTCTGGCGCATCATGGCTGAACTGCTCTCCTTTGACCCTGCGATATCTTATGCTGACAAAGTTCAGGAGTTGAAGTCTGCGCGCATTGCATTATGGGATGTGCTTCATTCCTGTAAAAGAGACGGTAGCTTGGACGCAAAAATTGAAATTGAAACGCAGATAGCCAACGATTTTGAAAACTTTTTCCATGGCCATCGCAATATCACCTACCTTTTCTTTAATGGTACCAAAGCAGAAATCAGTTTCAAGCAATTGGTCATGCCAAGAATGAAGAGCAATGCGCTCTGCTATAGCCGACTACCATCCACCAGTCCGGCTAATGCTTCAATATCTTTTGAAGGGAAACTTAAAGCATGGCAGGCGATTCTCAAGCCTATTGGCATGGAACCAAACCATTGCGGGTAG